One window from the genome of Choloepus didactylus isolate mChoDid1 chromosome 2, mChoDid1.pri, whole genome shotgun sequence encodes:
- the SLC16A1 gene encoding monocarboxylate transporter 1: MPPAIGGPVGYTPPDGGWGWAVVVGAFISIGFSYAFPKSITVFFKEIEVIFSATTSEVSWISSIMLAVMYGGGPISSILVNKYGSRPIMIAGGCLSGCGLIAASFCNTVQELYLCVGVIGGLGLAFNLNPALTMIGKYFYKRRPLANGLAMAGSPVFLSTLAPLNQAFFGIFGWRGSFLILGGLLLNCCVAGSLMRPIGPKPTKAGKNRSKGSLQEAGKGDARNSAGDATTDLIGGNPKEEKQSVFQTINKFLDLSLFRHRGFLLYLSGNVVMFFGLFTPLVFLSNYGKSLHFSSEKAAFLLSILAFVDMVARPSMGLVANTRWIRPRVQYFFAASVVANGVCHMLAPLSTTYAGFCVYAGFFGFAFGWLSSVLFETLMDLVGPQRFSSAVGLVTIVECCPVLLGPPLLGSLNDIYGNYKYTYWACGIILIVAGIYLFIGMGINYRLMAKEQKAEEKKKTESKEEETNVDVVEKPKEAKAAESQEQIGTEGDPRDEVTA, translated from the exons ATGCCACCAGCAATTGGAGGTCCAGTTGGATACACCCCCCCAGATGGAGGCTGGGGTTGGGCAGTGGTAGTTGGAGCTTTCATTTCCATTGGCTTCTCCTATGCATTTCCCAAATCTATCACTGTGTTCTTCAAAGAAATTGAAGTTATATTCAGTGCCACCACCAGTGAAGTATCATGGATATCCTCCATCATGTTAGCTGTCATGTATGGTGGAG GCCCTATCAGCAGTATCCTTGTGAATAAATATGGCAGTCGTCCAATCATGATCGCTGGTGGCTGCTTGTCAGGCTGTGGCTTGATTGCAGCCTCTTTTTGTAACACTGTACAGGAACTTTACTTATGTGTTGGAGTCATTGGAG GCCTTGGGCTTGCCTTCAATTTGAATCCAGCTCTGACCATGATTGGCAAGTATTTCTACAAGAGGCGACCACTGGCAAACGGACTGGCCATGGCAGGCAGCCCTGTCTTCCTCTCTACCCTGGCTCCCCTAAACCAGGCTTTCTTTGGTATCTTTGGCTGGAGAGGAAGCTTCTTAATTCTTGGGGGCTTACTACTAAACTGCTGTGTAGCTGGATCCCTGATGCGACCAATAGGGCCCAAACCAACCAAAGCAGGAAAAAACAGGTCTAAAGGATCCCTTCAGGAAGCTGGAAAAGGTGATGCAAGAAACAGTGCAGGTGATGCAACTACAGATCTTATTGGAGGAAACCCCAAAGAGGAGAAACAATCAGTCTTCCAAACAATTAACAAATTCCTGGACTTATCCCTTTTCCGCCACAGAGGCTTTTTGCTATACCTCTCTGGTAATGTGGTTATGTTTTTTGGACTATTTACACCTTTAGTCTTTCTTAGTAATTATGGCAAAAGTCTGCATTTCTCTAGTGAGAAGGctgccttccttctttccattctgGCTTTTGTTGACATGGTAGCCAGACCTTCCATGGGACTTGTAGCCAATACAAGGTGGATACGGCCTCGAGTTCAGTATTTTTTTGCAGCTTCTGTTGTTGCAAATGGAGTGTGTCATATGCTAGCACCTTTATCTACCACCTATGCTGGGTTCTGTGTCTATGCGGGATTCTTTGGATTTGCATTTGGGTGGCTCAGCTCAGTATTGTTTGAAACACTGATGGACCTTGTTGGGCCCCAGAGATTCTCCAGTGCCGTGGGATTGGTGACCATTGTGGAATGCTGTCCTGTCCTTCTTGGGCCACCGCTTTTAG GTAGTCTCAATGACATTTATGGAAACTACAAATACACATACTGGGCATGTGGCATAATCCTTATTGTCGCAGGTATCTATCTCTTCATTGGCATGGGCATCAATTACCGACTTATggcaaaagaacagaaagcagaggagaagaagaaaacgGAAAGTAAAGAGGAAGAGACCAATGTAGATGTTGTTGAGAAGCCGAAAGAAGCTAAAGCAGCAGAATCCCAGGAGCAGATAGGTACAGAAGGAGACCCCAGAGACGAAGTTACAGCTTGA